The Microtus ochrogaster isolate Prairie Vole_2 chromosome 4, MicOch1.0, whole genome shotgun sequence nucleotide sequence AGCCTGGACTCCCTTCTGTGCCTACAGCAACCCCTGCGAGCCCGCCACTGTCGGGACTGCCGCCGCTGTGTTCGCCGCTATGACCACCACTGTCCCTGGATGGAGAACTGCGTGGGTGAACGCAATCACCCTCTCTTTGTGGCCTACCTGGCTCTGCAGCTGGTGGTTCTCCTATGGGGCCTGTGCCTGGCATGGTAGGTGAATCGGGGGGTGTGGGCAGCATGCACACCACATAGGCGCTTACAAAGAGGATTCTGTGGGACTCGCAGCACCACCCCCAGCTCCTCCATCCCTGTCCCTCTAGGTCTGGCCTCCGATTCTTCCGGCCCTGGGGGCTGTGGCTACGGTCTACCGGGCTCCTGTTTGCCACCTTcctgctgctttctttcttctcgtTGGTGGTCAGCCTGCTGCTGGCCTCACACCTCTACCTGGTGGCCAGCAACACCACTACCTGGGAGTTCATGTCCTCTCACCGAATCGCCTCCCTCCGTCAGCGTGCCAGCAACCCCTTTGACCGAGGTCTGACTCGAAACCTGACCCACTTTTTCTGTGGGTGGCCCTCTGGACCCTGGGAGACTCTCTGGGCTGACgaagaggaggaaggcagcagcCAGGCTGTCTAGggctgctggagagaaggctgCCATTGGTGCCTGAAAACCGGAGGCTGTGCCGCTAGGGGTCAGCCCAGTTAGCCTGAGCTCTTTACTCCCTCCCGGGGCTCCCACCCTCAGCAGATAGAACCCCACACaaggaagacacagaggaaaaggaCATGAGTGAGGGGAGAGGGCGCTGGACACCAAGAGAACCCAGACTCCACGACCCCTGGCCAGGCTACCTCAAATGtacagttttattaatttaatactcTATAAAGGCAAGTATTAAAAAGACAAACCGTTCTGCTGTGGGGCCTTTCCTGATCTGggcacagccaggaagcagaagggtTAGAGACACAGCTCACCCGGTAACCCTGAGGAAAGCTTCCAGTAGCAGCCCCATGGCcactccctggaacccacacactCATCAAATACCTTGGCCCTGGGCACATGGACGAGGACAGTTCTCACAGTctggcagagggaggcagaggcgccAAAAGACCCTCAGGACTCCAGAAACTGCTGAGACACAAAAGTCAAAGTCCCGGAAGGCAGCCTGTTGGCGAGCGGTGAGGGAACTTTGGGGTGCCGGTGGGGTCAGGGTTGGAGGCAGGCTGGTGAACTCCCCCTCGAAGTAGCGAAGGTCTGCAGGGCCACAGAGAGTGGGCACAAAGGGAGGCCGGACAGTTCGAGCAAGCAAGGCCTGCCAGTTGGTGGTCTGAGGACAAGGATGGAGAGTCTGAGAAGGTGGGACAGCAGACCCCAGGGGACACTCAGCTCTCCCACCTCACAGGCACTGGGGACTACTGCTGGGTCCCTTACCCTGAAAAATGGCTGGACCTTGATCTCCTCTGCGTCCTGCTCTCCTGCCCCTAGACGCTTCTCTGGGCACTTCTGGAGGAGCTGGCAGAAAGCAGGGCAGGTGGGAACTTAGGGCGGCCACTCCAGGTGCTAGCTGCCCCACAGGTACCCTACAGGGTTGTGTCAGGGAGCACACAAGCAGCTTCGGCCAAGCCCTGGACCTTGGACTCACCTTCTGAATGAGCTCAAGCCCCTGAGCCGACAGAAAGTGAGGAAACGGGGCATCTGCATTAACGATGCAATCGAAcacctcctcttctgtgtccCCCGGGAATGGGCACTGTGAAGATGGGGGCTTAGCGGCTGTGTGTGTCATCCCACCGTCCCCACCCCGAAGACCTAGAGCCCCCCTCGTACTTACCTCACCCACTAGCATCTCATAAAGCAGCACTCCAAGCCCCCACCAGTCCACAGCCCGAGTGTAAGCCTCCTGAGTCAAAACTTCAGGGGCCAGGAATTCTGGGGTGCCACAGAAGGTGCTTGTCCGGTCCCCAAAGCCAATCCCTGCAAACCAACATCCACACCACCGCCTGTTTGGGTATGGCTCACTCACTTAGCCTCTGTGGTTATAACAATCAGTGGgggaagggcctggagagatggctcagtgcctaaGAAAGGATccagctttgattcccagcacccacacggtggcttgcagctgtctgtaagtccagttccagggacctgaaGCCCTCTTACGGCCTCCACAGGCCCTAGACACACATCTGGTgaacaggcacacatgcatgcaaaacacccatgtcACAAatgttttttgaatttttctcttttttttctagcccgatcacagtttcccctcctatCCCTGGCTGTCTGATATCGGGGAAGGCCTGCACTGTtctgaaaggaagggagaggaagtgggggggaGCATAGGGGGAGGAaccacaaaaattttaaatataaaaaaaattaaggggccgggcggtggtggcacacgcctttaatcccagcacttgggaggcagaggcaggcagatctctgtgagttcgagaccagcctggtctacNNNNNNNNNNNNNNNNNNNNNNNNNNNNNNNNNNNNNNNNNNNNNNNNNNNNNNNNNNNNNNNNNNNNNNNNNNNNNNNNNNNNNNNNNNNNNNNNNNNNNNNNNNNNNNNNNNNNNNNNNNNNNNNNNNNNNNNNNNNNNNNNNNNNNNNNNNNNNNNNNNNNNNNNNNNNNNNNNNNNNNNNNNNNNNNNNNNNNNNNNNNNNNNNNNNNNNNNNNNNNNNNNNNNNNNNNNNNNNNNNNNNNNNNNNNNNNNNNNNNNNNNNNNNNNNNNNNNNNNNNNNNNNNNNNNNNNNNNNNNNNNNNNNNNNNNNNNNNNNNNNNNNNNNNNNNNNNNNNNNNNNNNNNNNNNNNNNNNNNNNNNNNNNNNNNNNNNNNNNNNNNNNNNNNNNNNNNNNNNNNNNNNNNNNNNNNNNNNNNNNNNNNNNNNNNNNNNNNNNNNNNNNNNNNNNNNNNNNNNNNNNNNNNNNNNNNNNNNNNNNNNNNNNNNNNNNNNNNNNNNNNNNNNNNNNNNNNNNNNNNNNNNNNNNNNNNNNNNNNNNNNNNNNNNNNNNNNNNNNNNNNNNNNNNNNNNNNNNNNNNNNNNNNNNNNNNNNNNNNNNNNNNNNNNNNNNNNNNNNNNNNNNNNNNNNNNNNNNNNNNNNNNNNNNNNNNNNNNNNNNNNNNNNNNNNNNNNgtgagccaccatgtggttgctgggaattgaactcaggacctttggaagagcaggcaatgctcttaacctctgagccatctctccagccccctattgtttattttattattttttaattttgagacacagtttctctgtgttgcttttgagcctatcctgaaactagctcttgtggaccaggctggcctcaaactcacagagatcctctgcctctgcctcctgagtgctgggattaaaggcgtgcgccaccaccaccctactgTGCCAGCCTTTATGGTGCCCATTAACAAGTGGCCCAGGCCATCATACAGCAGTGTCTATAAGAAAGCTAAACCTGCTGAACTCACGTACAGAACAATGGCCTCTGTAGTCCTAACTATAGATCCTCCGACCAACTACAAATTAGGAAGAGCCAGTATTCTCAGCTGTCCTCCTAAACAAGGGTCCTGGTCAGGAATTAAGGCCAGTGGTTGGGGAGCCTGGGTACCCATGAGGGGGTTGCTTTCTTACTGGCCTGGGCAAGGCAAGAGGATGTGATCCCAGGAGAGGGGCCCTACCTTCCTTGCATAGTCCAAAGTCCGCAATCTTCAAGAAACCCTGGGCATCCAGCAGGAGATTATCCAGCTTCAGATCCCTGATGGCAGAGGGGTGCAGGTCAAAGGGGCTGAAAGGGGCTCAGGCCCAGGGCACAGCAACAGCACAGGGAGAGGGCAAGGCCTACCAAGGCCCACCCCGCTTCTCTCAGGCAGCCTACCTGTAAATGATCCTCTTCTCATGCAGAAACTGCAGCCCCAGGACCACGCAGGCCAGGTAGAAGCTGAGGGATGGTACAGGGAGAAGTCAGGCCAGGCACTAGGAGGCGCCAGAAGGTCCTGGCCAGAGTCAGGCATGGATGATACCGGACAAATGAATATGGTGCTGGGCTGGAAGCCATCCCAGTGTTGTTGTGGTCTATGAATGAGCTTCCTGCGAGCAGCTATGGTAGGACCACGGGGTCTAGTGGTacagacctgtaaccccagctacttgggaggctgaggccagcctggtctataccaCTAGAacctttcaaaaaacaaaaaaactaaaaaaaaaaaaaccagtcggGCAGTGATGGGGCACACCTTCtattccagcacccacaatgggcaggaaagatgactcagaggttaagagcactgactgctcttccaaaggtcttgagttcaattcccagcaaccacatagtggctcacaaccatctgtaatgagatctggtgccctcttctggcctgcaggtgtacatgcaggtagaacaccgtacacataataaataataaagaaaacattaaaaaaaaaaattccacgccaggcggtggtggctcacgcctttaatcccagcactcgggaggcagagacaggcggatctttgtgagttcgaggccagcctggtctacaagagctagttccaggacaggctccaaagctacagagaaaccctgtctcgaaaaaccaaaaaat carries:
- the Zdhhc12 gene encoding probable palmitoyltransferase ZDHHC12; this encodes MRSHQSPRCRSPFAPRPLLPRASSGWAGTGAKAMALWALLSPGVLVRTGHTVLTWGITLVLFLHDTELRQWEEQGELFLPLTFLLLVLGSLLLYLAVSLMDPGYVATQPQEEPKEEQTAMVPQAIPLRRCRYCLVLQPLRARHCRDCRRCVRRYDHHCPWMENCVGERNHPLFVAYLALQLVVLLWGLCLAWSGLRFFRPWGLWLRSTGLLFATFLLLSFFSLVVSLLLASHLYLVASNTTTWEFMSSHRIASLRQRASNPFDRGLTRNLTHFFCGWPSGPWETLWADEEEEGSSQAV